In the Ursus arctos isolate Adak ecotype North America unplaced genomic scaffold, UrsArc2.0 scaffold_5, whole genome shotgun sequence genome, one interval contains:
- the LOC113261882 gene encoding olfactory receptor 6M1-like: LAYLITVLGNSLIITLILLDYRLHSPMYFFLSNLSFSEVLTTTCAVPKMLAGFLSERKTISFGGCFTQLYFYFLSGCTEFIIFAVMSYDRYVAICSPLQYPVIMTSSLCVRLVILSWVGGFLLILPSIVLKTGLPYCGPNVIDHFFCDSAPLLHLACADIHAIELLDFLSSLVLFLSSLSLTVVSYVYIISTILKIPSGQGQRKAFATCASHFTVVSMGYGICIFVYVRPSQRNSLHLNKILFILSTVITPLLNPFIFSLRNETMKDALKDSLAKGQNFLKQMRSK; the protein is encoded by the coding sequence ttggccTATTTGATTACAGTCCTTGGAAACTCCCTCATCATTACCCTAATTCTCCTGGATTACAGGCTTCACtcacccatgtatttcttcctcagcAATCTCTCTTTCAGTGAAGTATTAACTACCACTTGTGCTGTTCCCAAGATGCTGGCAGGCTTCCTGTCAGAGAGAAAGACCATTTCATTTGGTGGATGCTTCACCCAGTTGTATTTCTACTTCCTTTCTGGATGCACTGAGTTCATCATTTTTGCAGTCATGTCTtatgatcgctatgtggccatttGCAGCCCCCTTCAGTACCCTGTGATTATGACAAGCTCACTCTGTGTGCGTCTTGTTATCCTCTCATGGGTAGGTGGCTTTCTCCTCATTCTCCCATCCATTGTCCTTAAGACTGGGCTGCCATACTGTGGCCCCAATGTGATCGATCACTTTTTCTGTGACAGTGCCCCCCTCCTCCACTTGGCCTGTGCTGATATACATGCCATTGAACTCTTGGACTTCCTCAGCTCCCTTGTCCTATtcctcagctccctctccctcactgtgGTCTCCTATGTTTACATCATCTCCACCATTCTGAAGATACCCTCAGGACAAGGTCAACGCAAAGCCTTTGCCACTTGTGCCTCTCACTTCACTGTGGTCTCCATGGGCTATGGGATCTGCATTTTTGTCTATGTCCGGCCCTCCCAGAGGAACAGCTTGCATCTTAACAAGATCCTCTTTATCCTCTCTACTGTCATCACACCActcctgaaccccttcatctTCAGTCTACggaatgaaacaatgaaagatGCACTGAAGGACAGCTTGGCCAAGGGCCAGAACTTCCTCAAGCAGATGAGGTCCAAATGA